AATCTTGACTCCACAACCCGATTATTTAAATCAAATGAGTCATCAAGTTTTGAGGCTGTTGAGAAAATTTTTAAAGATAACCTCAGAAAATCAAATCTCAGTATAAAATATCGCATCCAGAAAGACACAGGGTTAAGTGAATTTAAGAATGGAGAAAGCTACAAAGATGTGTTTACCCAGGATTTTTACAGTATCGACACAGATCACAATCAAGTATATATTTTGAAAGAAATTTTGCCTGAACTCATTTTTTCAATATTGCTCTATCTTGTGGTAATCTTTGCATTTGTAAGTATTATACGCTCCGCTAAGAAAGAGAAGGAGTTATATGACATGAAGAATGATTTTATGAGAAACATGACACATGAGCTAAAGACGCCCATAGCGACCATAGGTGTGGCTCTTGAAGCCATCCAAAGTTTTCATGCTGGTCATGACAAAGAATTGAGAGATGAATATTACCGGATTGCTGAGGCAGAAAACAAAAAGTTGAATGGTTTGGTGGACAAAGTTTTGCAAGTTTCACACCAAATGGATTCGAACCGAATGGATCTGGAAAAGCTTGATATCTGTCAGATCACTGAAGAGATATTGGGTTCTTTTCGATGGAGGGCTGAACAAAAAGGGATTCATTTGCAGTTGGAATGCAGTGAAGACAAGCGAGAAATATGGATCAATGCTCAAAATTATATTTTGATTTTGCACAATCTTATTGACAATGCAATGAAGTACAATAAATCACAAGACGCGCAAGTAGTCGTTCAGATTATTCGAACGGATGATGAACTTAATGTTAAGGTAAAAGACAACGGAATTCCTATTCCTGAAGATCAGAAGAGTAAAATATTTGAAAAATTTTATCGGATTCCTCAAGGAGATGTACATGACGAAAAAGGACACGGACTTGGTTTGTATATTGTGGCTCAGCTTGTCAAATCAATTCATGGCAGAATTCAATTAAAGACTTCAGAGAGGGGCAATACGTTTGAAATTGCGTTTCCGTTTGAATTAGTACAATGATCAAGATCCTTTATATTGAAGACGAACCATCACTGGCGAAAATTGTAAAAGAGTCCTTACAGAGTAGATCTTATGAAATCTTGCACCTGTTGGATGGCATGAAGTTGCTTGAATCTTTTCAATCTTTTCAGCCCGACATCTGTCTGTTTGATGTGATGTTGCCGGTCAAGGATGGATTCACTCTTGGTAAAGAATTGCGCATTCATTACCCAAGCATACCTATTATTTTTATTACCGCAAAAAATCAGACGGCAGATGTACTGCAGGGATTTCAAGCAGGAGGGAACGATTATATTAAAAAACCATTTAGCTTGGAAGAGCTAATTGTTAGAATCAATAATCTTTATCAATTGTGTTATCAAAGTCAAACTCCAGCAGGGTCTGAAAATATGATCTCAATAGGTCGGTATAAATTTTCACCCACAAGGTTGGAGTTAATTTTGGAATCAGAAGTTAAGCGTTTATCCTATAGAGAGGCACAGCTTTTGGTGATGTTGATTAATCACAAGAACGAAGTGGTCAATCGAAAGTACATCTTGGATACGGTGTGGGGTGATGATCATTTTTTCAATTCTCGCAATTTGGATGTGTACATTACAAAATTAAGACAATATCTTAAAGAAGATAAGCGGGTGCAGATCCTTACTTTGAAAGCAGTGGGATACAGACTTGTGGATGGATGATTGTAAAGAGAAACCAAACGATAGAATTATTTTGTGTGATTTTAGAGGTGAAGTACAAATAAAAAGGATGGATCAATCTAAACTCAGCTGATAAATGCAACAAATTAATTATAAAATTGTCCTACTTAGCATTAAAAAATGACTCTATCCAGAAACATTGTTTAAAGCATTTTTTTCCTTATCCAGTTAAATTCAAATTATGAACAGAATTGCAATCGTTTTCATGATCCAATTGACCTTGGTTTCAGTTGTGACAGAATTAAACGCCCAGGCTTTGAGAATTCCCTATTCTACCAACCATGCCTGCATTTCAGGTAGAAAAATTGGAGTCACCGATATCCTCATCACATGGAATGCTCCTGGGGTAAAAGGAAGAGAGGGGAAGATTTGGGGAACCGAAATCGCATATTATGGTACTCAGGTGTTGGGTTTTGGATCCAATGTCCCATCCCCATGGAGAGCCGGTGCAGATGAGTGCACCACCATGTCATTCAGTACGGATGTAACGATCAACGGAAGAAATTTGGCTGCAGGTAAGTACGGATTTTTTATTGAATTGTATCCCGATTCTTCAATAT
This window of the Saprospiraceae bacterium genome carries:
- a CDS encoding HAMP domain-containing histidine kinase codes for the protein MKEKSFHKNHQISAGISLLLLAVFLVYYLINSYKNEKAQLQKEVHYLLTNAFKTAESEVLDQMIFELKGVSWINKEEHLRLNMDKPETEILTVDSIGKHNGVMSRTLVISSKDHSLQHTKDLKVKVELRSDSINLDSTTRLFKSNESSSFEAVEKIFKDNLRKSNLSIKYRIQKDTGLSEFKNGESYKDVFTQDFYSIDTDHNQVYILKEILPELIFSILLYLVVIFAFVSIIRSAKKEKELYDMKNDFMRNMTHELKTPIATIGVALEAIQSFHAGHDKELRDEYYRIAEAENKKLNGLVDKVLQVSHQMDSNRMDLEKLDICQITEEILGSFRWRAEQKGIHLQLECSEDKREIWINAQNYILILHNLIDNAMKYNKSQDAQVVVQIIRTDDELNVKVKDNGIPIPEDQKSKIFEKFYRIPQGDVHDEKGHGLGLYIVAQLVKSIHGRIQLKTSERGNTFEIAFPFELVQ
- a CDS encoding response regulator transcription factor, with protein sequence MIKILYIEDEPSLAKIVKESLQSRSYEILHLLDGMKLLESFQSFQPDICLFDVMLPVKDGFTLGKELRIHYPSIPIIFITAKNQTADVLQGFQAGGNDYIKKPFSLEELIVRINNLYQLCYQSQTPAGSENMISIGRYKFSPTRLELILESEVKRLSYREAQLLVMLINHKNEVVNRKYILDTVWGDDHFFNSRNLDVYITKLRQYLKEDKRVQILTLKAVGYRLVDG